From Endozoicomonas sp. 8E, the proteins below share one genomic window:
- a CDS encoding DapH/DapD/GlmU-related protein produces the protein MKRIGHRYIDCETGNTIDTWFPKSNRRIERSCLAQKVGIIRSDFVEVELESYSSTPLSTEDAYLRLHLLSECEVRPNEINLEGIFGLLPNIAWTTAGPVFPSKVEELRELIVNEDYQLGVPSIDKFPRMTDYVVPQGVRIADADRVRLGAHLSPGTTVMHEGFVNFNAGTLGESMIEGRVTPGVIVGKNSDVGAGASIMGTLSGGGKQVNSIGERSLLGANAGIGISLGDECIVEAGLYVTAGTKVKAPDGSVVSARELSGESGLLFRRNSQTGAVEAIPTDSSRWGGLNSNLHSND, from the coding sequence AAACACCATCGATACATGGTTTCCAAAAAGCAATAGGCGGATTGAAAGAAGTTGCCTAGCTCAGAAAGTTGGAATTATTAGGAGTGACTTTGTCGAAGTGGAGCTCGAATCATATTCCTCAACGCCTCTATCAACAGAAGACGCATATCTAAGATTACATTTGTTATCTGAATGCGAAGTTCGTCCAAATGAAATTAACCTAGAAGGTATATTTGGACTTTTACCCAATATCGCGTGGACAACAGCTGGACCAGTGTTTCCATCAAAAGTTGAAGAACTCCGGGAACTGATTGTAAATGAAGACTATCAATTAGGCGTTCCTTCAATAGATAAATTCCCAAGAATGACTGATTATGTAGTCCCGCAAGGAGTCCGAATAGCGGATGCTGACAGAGTCCGACTGGGAGCTCACCTATCACCAGGTACTACGGTAATGCATGAGGGTTTTGTAAATTTTAATGCGGGTACTTTAGGCGAGTCTATGATTGAAGGCCGAGTAACTCCAGGGGTTATTGTTGGTAAAAACTCAGATGTTGGGGCCGGAGCATCAATCATGGGCACCTTGTCTGGAGGAGGAAAGCAAGTCAACTCGATTGGAGAAAGGAGCCTCCTTGGCGCCAATGCCGGTATTGGTATATCACTTGGAGATGAGTGTATTGTAGAAGCCGGCTTATATGTTACTGCTGGAACTAAAGTAAAAGCTCCTGATGGCAGCGTCGTCTCAGCACGTGAGCTTTCTGGAGAATCGGGACTCTTATTTCGGCGAAATAGCCAAACAGGAGCCGTAGAAGCTATACCTACTGACTCCTCTCGCTGGGGAGGCCTTAATTCAAATCTACATAGCAACGACTAG